Proteins encoded within one genomic window of Hahella chejuensis KCTC 2396:
- a CDS encoding GIY-YIG nuclease family protein, translating into MSENEVAAMSWCVYMLLVSDNSLYTGITNNPAKRFRDHLQGSGAKYFRGRKPVRLLYAEVGHDRASASRREIEIKKLKRSGKLRLIEENVLDNAFRELNRSCFGL; encoded by the coding sequence GTGTCGGAAAATGAAGTCGCCGCCATGAGTTGGTGTGTGTATATGTTGTTGGTCAGCGATAACTCGCTTTATACGGGCATCACCAATAACCCGGCGAAACGTTTCCGGGATCACTTGCAGGGGAGCGGAGCGAAGTATTTTCGCGGGCGTAAGCCAGTGCGTCTGCTGTATGCGGAGGTGGGGCATGATCGCGCCAGCGCAAGCCGCCGGGAAATTGAGATAAAAAAACTAAAACGCAGTGGCAAACTGCGCCTGATAGAAGAAAATGTATTGGATAACGCTTTTCGGGAGTTGAATCGTAGTTGCTTCGGCCTGTGA
- a CDS encoding diguanylate cyclase, translating to MMMSHNITELDLKRLLEHAHIGVVIHRWDTSIVYANPAALRLLRLSYEQIIGKDAFDPQWAFLDDSGKSLLVEDYPVNKVKRMKHHLSNEVIGVIDGSKEDVSWFMINAYHEGEAGSDDCFIIVTFSDVSDSKKLFSFQDIVENTQDVVIVTEAGEIDYPTGPKIVYVNKAFETLTGYKRKDAIGETPRILQGVLTDKTSKGRIHSALKSNQSASETLLNYDIKGRPYWIEMNIIPLKNKYGDVTHFAAIERDVSERKFHIEQLEKRNNDLKILKRDLEKLVKERTIELQKANAKLEKMAFFDPLTNIPNRRYFIDQTNKLMKFCNRRGLVFALGLIDIDNFKILNDSYGHDGGDIVLKELARYFYGFFRSDDAICRYGGEEFAFAMALNNESDADKVTLRLLMGIRDLTIQINSDVVLSITTSIGVKLVDASHHLDLKDIINQADRALYQSKREGKNKVTIYQ from the coding sequence ATGATGATGTCGCACAATATTACTGAGCTAGACTTAAAAAGGCTCCTTGAGCATGCTCATATTGGAGTCGTCATTCACCGGTGGGATACATCAATTGTTTACGCAAACCCGGCTGCATTACGCCTTCTCCGCTTATCGTATGAACAAATTATTGGCAAAGATGCATTTGATCCGCAGTGGGCCTTTCTAGATGATTCAGGGAAAAGTCTTCTAGTTGAAGATTATCCTGTTAATAAAGTGAAAAGGATGAAACATCATCTTTCAAATGAAGTTATAGGTGTGATTGATGGTTCAAAAGAAGACGTGAGCTGGTTTATGATTAATGCGTACCATGAAGGTGAAGCTGGCAGTGACGACTGTTTTATAATAGTTACATTTAGTGATGTTTCAGATTCTAAAAAATTATTTTCATTTCAGGACATTGTTGAAAATACGCAAGATGTTGTAATTGTAACAGAGGCGGGAGAAATAGACTATCCAACAGGGCCTAAAATAGTATATGTAAATAAAGCATTTGAAACGTTAACGGGATACAAGCGCAAGGATGCTATAGGAGAAACGCCACGTATACTGCAAGGGGTGCTTACTGATAAGACGTCAAAAGGTCGAATCCACTCTGCGCTAAAAAGCAATCAATCTGCCAGTGAAACTTTGTTGAATTATGATATAAAAGGTCGGCCGTACTGGATAGAAATGAATATTATTCCTTTGAAGAACAAATATGGTGATGTTACTCATTTTGCAGCTATCGAACGGGATGTTTCAGAGCGTAAGTTTCATATTGAACAACTAGAAAAAAGAAATAATGACTTAAAAATACTGAAAAGAGACCTGGAGAAGCTTGTTAAAGAGAGGACTATTGAGCTACAAAAGGCAAACGCTAAGCTTGAAAAAATGGCTTTTTTTGATCCGCTAACTAATATACCAAATAGACGTTATTTCATTGATCAAACTAATAAGTTGATGAAGTTTTGTAATAGAAGGGGATTGGTCTTCGCGCTTGGGCTTATTGATATAGATAACTTTAAGATATTGAATGACTCATATGGGCATGATGGTGGAGATATCGTTCTCAAGGAGCTAGCAAGGTATTTTTACGGTTTCTTCAGATCGGATGATGCAATTTGTCGATATGGTGGAGAGGAATTCGCATTTGCGATGGCGCTCAATAATGAGTCTGATGCTGACAAGGTAACACTAAGGCTTTTAATGGGAATTCGGGATTTAACAATACAAATTAATTCAGATGTTGTTTTGTCGATCACCACCAGCATAGGTGTAAAATTAGTTGATGCATCACATCACCTTGATTTAAAGGATATAATAAATCAGGCTGATAGAGCACTATATCAATCAAAAAGAGAAGGAAAAAACAAGGTAACCATATATCAATAA
- a CDS encoding baseplate J/gp47 family protein: MNDHHADFARLVKEAGIPTTEAELKTVWENEVAAQGVAFSNNSEYSPWWRIVSALVTMPVLWLVDLLMTGVLPQMFVKTASGSALDLLAWGVAVERKQAAKARGRVQFTRGDLSGQLEIRAGTVIQSASINGRIYRLHTTQARRFSDGEATLLVDVEAVDTGSGYNLAAGYYAVLQTPIPGVTVTNLDNWLLHPGADRETDDALRLRVRNQFSAVNQWHTDAVYTAIIAGFDGVSVDNVFFEHEAPRGPGTANAFILFETGTPDAAFLARIQARISDEGNHGHGDDLQVFAMPETLHDVSADLWAVSHLDAAAREQLKQAVTQFIRAAFRENQDYQPTRTFPFSRFSFSRLAQELHTAFPALASIDFKTSDITSQMDIPRLKSLTVTLP; encoded by the coding sequence ATGAACGATCACCACGCGGACTTTGCGCGCCTAGTCAAAGAGGCGGGCATTCCGACTACCGAGGCGGAGCTAAAAACCGTCTGGGAAAATGAAGTCGCCGCCCAGGGTGTGGCGTTCAGCAACAACAGCGAGTATTCGCCCTGGTGGCGCATTGTGTCGGCGCTGGTGACTATGCCCGTGCTATGGCTGGTGGACCTGCTGATGACCGGCGTCCTCCCGCAAATGTTCGTGAAGACGGCCAGCGGCTCCGCCCTGGATCTGCTGGCCTGGGGCGTGGCGGTGGAACGCAAGCAGGCGGCCAAAGCGCGCGGACGCGTGCAGTTCACCCGGGGCGACCTGTCCGGTCAGCTGGAGATACGCGCGGGAACTGTCATACAGAGCGCGAGCATCAACGGCAGAATCTACCGCCTGCACACCACCCAGGCGCGACGTTTTTCTGATGGAGAAGCCACGTTACTGGTGGACGTGGAGGCGGTGGACACGGGCAGCGGCTACAACCTGGCGGCGGGTTATTACGCCGTCCTACAAACTCCCATTCCCGGGGTAACGGTCACCAACCTGGACAACTGGTTATTGCATCCAGGCGCGGATCGCGAGACCGACGACGCCTTGCGCTTGAGGGTGCGCAACCAGTTCAGCGCGGTGAATCAGTGGCACACCGACGCGGTGTATACGGCGATTATCGCCGGCTTTGACGGCGTCAGCGTGGATAACGTGTTTTTTGAGCATGAAGCGCCGCGCGGTCCGGGGACGGCAAACGCCTTTATCTTGTTTGAAACCGGAACGCCGGACGCGGCCTTTTTGGCGCGCATCCAGGCGCGGATTTCCGACGAAGGCAACCACGGCCACGGCGACGATCTGCAAGTGTTCGCCATGCCGGAAACCCTGCACGACGTCAGCGCGGATCTGTGGGCGGTCAGTCATCTGGACGCCGCCGCGCGGGAGCAGTTAAAGCAGGCGGTGACGCAGTTTATCCGGGCGGCGTTTCGGGAGAATCAGGACTACCAGCCGACGCGGACCTTTCCGTTTAGCCGGTTTTCCTTCAGCCGCCTGGCGCAGGAGCTACACACGGCGTTTCCGGCGCTGGCGTCTATTGATTTTAAAACCAGCGATATCACCAGCCAGATGGATATTCCCCGGCTGAAGTCGCTGACGGTGACCCTGCCATGA
- a CDS encoding ion channel translates to MTADTQPPDDSFWRDADREESDELKFQLEQRARTGEPMRGFKLSRAELSGIDLVRRNSKTGYQLVESDLYRANLEGAHCFHLDLRGSSLMKANLSKANLHCANLQDCNLLGAVFEQTKIEHIQWGEKLLQEKLAEKAANREQKLDLYQQAEEIYRHLRKVAEQQGLFETAGHFFQKEMLMRRFQLPPFSGARFVSKLVDLFCGYGERPDRVIIFSCLIVLAFSLIYFTLGIREGEQALYAGGGANLWSELQYFLSCLYFSVVTFTTLGYGDIAPVGLTRAFAATEAFVGSFTLALFVVVFVKKMTR, encoded by the coding sequence ATGACCGCTGACACCCAACCCCCTGACGACAGTTTTTGGCGCGACGCCGATCGCGAAGAAAGCGATGAGTTGAAGTTTCAGCTGGAGCAACGCGCGCGTACGGGCGAACCCATGCGCGGGTTCAAGTTGAGCCGGGCGGAACTGTCTGGGATTGATCTGGTGCGACGCAACTCCAAAACCGGATACCAACTGGTGGAGTCCGACCTCTATCGCGCGAATCTGGAGGGCGCCCATTGTTTTCATCTGGATTTACGGGGTTCTTCCCTGATGAAGGCCAACCTCAGCAAGGCGAATTTACACTGCGCCAATCTGCAGGACTGTAATTTGCTGGGCGCGGTGTTTGAGCAGACCAAAATTGAACACATTCAGTGGGGCGAGAAGCTGTTGCAGGAGAAGCTGGCGGAAAAGGCCGCCAATCGCGAGCAAAAGCTGGATTTGTATCAGCAGGCGGAGGAAATCTACCGGCATCTGCGCAAAGTCGCGGAGCAACAAGGCCTGTTCGAAACCGCCGGCCATTTTTTCCAGAAAGAGATGCTGATGCGTCGCTTTCAGTTGCCGCCATTCTCCGGCGCGCGTTTCGTCTCCAAACTGGTGGATTTATTCTGCGGATATGGGGAGCGCCCCGACCGCGTCATTATCTTTTCCTGTCTTATCGTATTGGCCTTCTCTCTGATCTATTTCACCCTGGGCATCCGCGAAGGAGAGCAGGCGCTATACGCCGGCGGCGGCGCCAATCTGTGGTCGGAATTGCAGTATTTTCTGAGCTGTCTGTATTTCAGCGTCGTCACCTTCACCACCCTGGGCTATGGAGACATCGCCCCGGTGGGCCTTACCCGCGCATTCGCCGCGACTGAAGCCTTTGTCGGCAGTTTCACCCTGGCGCTATTTGTTGTCGTTTTCGTGAAGAAAATGACGCGATAG
- a CDS encoding DUF2590 family protein, producing MADFIDLHIVNNDISLDAIGVPQEISGRASIAQDIKHMIRDSGLLVELIGERNPEKVALNLSRIETRVENDARITPGTAKVTRTDLETFYITAKTLKYGHIEFYL from the coding sequence ATGGCGGACTTTATCGACCTGCACATCGTTAACAACGATATCAGCCTGGACGCTATCGGCGTGCCGCAGGAGATCAGCGGGCGCGCGTCCATCGCCCAGGATATCAAACACATGATCCGCGACAGCGGCCTGCTGGTGGAGCTGATCGGCGAGCGCAACCCGGAAAAAGTGGCGTTGAACCTGAGCCGGATTGAAACCCGGGTGGAGAACGACGCGCGGATTACGCCTGGCACGGCGAAGGTCACGCGAACGGATCTGGAAACGTTTTATATCACCGCCAAAACCCTGAAATACGGACACATCGAGTTTTACCTATGA
- a CDS encoding HNH endonuclease, with protein sequence MYPMVLKITPSGLPQCWLDVYAAVTEIVCDRALYTFGEICSTLHGGYNSQGVQSTIDVPQIIVGRKDPKELRSIPPLLNRYLFSRDSFRCMYCGEKFHHSLLSRDHIVPLSRGGRNVWTNVVTACKRCNGHKGARLLSECNMELLAVPYTPNRYEYLYLANRRILADQMEYLKKGFRNLVA encoded by the coding sequence ATGTATCCCATGGTACTCAAGATAACGCCGTCAGGACTTCCTCAGTGTTGGCTGGATGTTTACGCCGCCGTGACTGAGATCGTGTGCGATAGGGCGTTATATACATTTGGAGAAATATGCTCCACCCTGCATGGCGGATACAACTCGCAAGGAGTTCAGTCCACTATTGACGTGCCGCAGATCATCGTCGGCCGCAAGGACCCCAAAGAACTGCGCAGCATTCCTCCCCTCCTCAACCGCTACCTTTTTTCCCGAGACAGCTTCCGCTGCATGTACTGCGGCGAAAAATTCCACCACAGCCTGCTGAGCCGCGACCACATAGTGCCCTTGAGCCGAGGCGGTCGTAACGTGTGGACCAATGTGGTGACGGCCTGCAAACGCTGCAACGGGCATAAAGGCGCGCGATTGTTGAGCGAGTGCAACATGGAGTTACTGGCGGTGCCTTATACGCCGAATCGCTATGAGTATCTGTATCTGGCCAATCGACGCATTCTGGCGGATCAGATGGAGTATTTGAAAAAAGGCTTCCGCAACCTGGTGGCGTAA
- a CDS encoding methyltransferase family protein: MSTDVIVSHFLAIFFTMIGVHYTCRSLGLRKRTGVSHIHYGAAVSKSWFVRWVFNLFRLLILAVTVARVFYPNVDAYLGVFPALYTPVVLWTGIGLLLCSFGLIDYVHSYMHTDWRSGIDADGKAQLLTQGPFRYCRNPLFAGVYIGQIGLFLALPSLFTLACLIIGAGMIAIQTRLEEAALRRTFGQAYERYCERAPRWFPRFGKAMGPGWQD; encoded by the coding sequence ATGTCCACGGACGTAATCGTCAGCCACTTTCTGGCTATTTTTTTCACTATGATTGGCGTGCATTACACCTGCCGTAGCCTGGGGCTGCGTAAACGCACCGGCGTCAGTCACATTCATTACGGCGCCGCCGTCAGCAAAAGCTGGTTTGTGCGGTGGGTGTTCAATCTGTTTCGTTTATTGATCCTGGCGGTAACGGTGGCGCGGGTATTCTATCCCAATGTGGACGCCTATCTTGGCGTATTTCCCGCCTTATACACGCCGGTGGTATTGTGGACGGGAATTGGCCTGCTGCTATGTTCCTTTGGATTGATTGACTATGTGCATTCCTACATGCACACGGACTGGCGCTCCGGCATCGACGCGGACGGCAAGGCGCAGTTGTTAACCCAGGGCCCTTTCCGCTATTGCCGCAATCCGCTGTTCGCCGGCGTGTATATCGGACAGATCGGTCTGTTCCTGGCCCTGCCGTCGTTGTTCACCCTGGCCTGTCTGATTATCGGCGCCGGAATGATCGCCATTCAGACGAGACTGGAGGAGGCCGCTCTGCGACGTACATTCGGTCAAGCCTATGAGCGATACTGCGAGCGAGCCCCCCGTTGGTTTCCCCGTTTCGGTAAAGCTATGGGGCCGGGCTGGCAGGACTAA
- a CDS encoding phage tail protein yields MPVITLAGERLIAQKQAAGEPLTIDAFVLANVPWLDPAAPIDRHEGLPEDSRQVFSGGVTQVGYVNPNLVVYSLSLDSTQGDFAFNWIGLVSRTNDNAVVAIAHVPLQQKRKTQGSVTGNNITRNFMLEFSGAQSLTDISVSADTWQIDFTARLLGIDERERLSNQDLYGPAAFIQNGFKLVKSGSRYELQPGVGYVGGVRIEQTEPLFITVPQAPASVWVDAALVGDVSGVEARFEVIVADQIEGGPDAHGVRHYVAKLADIAQDGGVTDRRTTSAAAIQAALEAHQATPDPHPQYLRQTQYSDLKSGRKNLLINPFCAVWQTGPQVLAPIQGTYLADGWKLHRLSEFNGQFNAHLLDDKIGLALTCTATASSRALVSVAQFVEATTLQPLTYLNKTDKVSLVFKIRFSANYRGKLALAAHNHDTSILLGWKAVEVAGDASFPYQEAEIAFEFGDWHLDPKRTGAGLIVSVHFEDASDYGFSAAINHQLRLHALQLEQGHRSTDFELISLHEALAQCQRYYRALTIPYLQGWTTDKERFTVGSLWYPTMRVSPAVSLLDLSYDGGDWAQAEGISDKNCYITMQPNGSGHTAIRHGRAILDARF; encoded by the coding sequence ATGCCTGTGATCACCCTCGCCGGGGAACGTCTGATCGCCCAGAAACAAGCGGCGGGCGAACCGCTGACCATAGACGCCTTTGTGCTGGCCAACGTGCCGTGGCTGGACCCCGCCGCGCCCATCGACCGTCACGAAGGCTTGCCGGAAGACAGCCGCCAGGTGTTTAGCGGCGGCGTCACCCAGGTGGGTTACGTCAATCCTAACCTGGTGGTGTATTCGTTGAGCCTGGACAGCACCCAGGGCGACTTTGCGTTTAACTGGATCGGCCTGGTGTCCCGCACCAACGATAATGCGGTGGTGGCCATCGCCCATGTGCCGCTGCAACAGAAACGCAAAACCCAGGGCAGCGTCACCGGCAACAATATCACCCGCAACTTTATGCTGGAGTTCAGCGGCGCGCAGTCGTTGACGGATATCAGCGTCAGCGCTGACACCTGGCAGATTGATTTCACCGCCCGCCTGCTGGGCATCGACGAACGCGAGCGCCTGAGCAATCAGGACCTCTACGGCCCGGCGGCGTTTATACAGAACGGCTTCAAGCTGGTGAAATCGGGCTCTCGTTACGAATTACAGCCTGGCGTCGGCTATGTGGGCGGCGTGCGCATCGAGCAGACGGAACCGCTGTTTATCACGGTCCCGCAAGCACCCGCCAGCGTATGGGTGGACGCCGCCCTGGTGGGCGACGTGAGCGGCGTGGAGGCGCGCTTTGAAGTAATCGTCGCGGACCAGATCGAAGGCGGCCCCGACGCCCACGGCGTGCGCCATTACGTGGCGAAGCTGGCGGACATTGCCCAGGACGGCGGCGTGACGGATCGCCGCACCACGTCGGCGGCGGCGATTCAGGCCGCGCTGGAGGCGCACCAGGCGACGCCTGACCCGCACCCGCAATACCTGCGTCAGACGCAATACAGCGATCTGAAATCCGGGCGTAAAAATCTGCTGATCAATCCCTTTTGCGCGGTGTGGCAAACCGGCCCCCAGGTATTGGCCCCGATCCAGGGAACCTACCTGGCGGACGGCTGGAAGCTGCACCGGCTGAGTGAATTCAACGGCCAGTTCAACGCGCATCTGCTTGACGACAAAATCGGCCTGGCGCTGACCTGCACCGCCACGGCGTCATCGCGGGCGCTGGTGAGCGTGGCCCAGTTCGTCGAGGCCACGACCTTGCAGCCGCTGACCTACCTTAACAAGACCGACAAAGTAAGCCTGGTGTTTAAAATCCGCTTCAGCGCCAATTACCGGGGCAAGCTGGCCCTGGCGGCGCACAACCATGACACCAGTATTTTGCTGGGCTGGAAGGCGGTGGAGGTGGCCGGCGATGCGTCGTTTCCCTACCAGGAAGCGGAAATCGCCTTTGAATTCGGCGACTGGCACCTGGACCCCAAAAGAACCGGCGCGGGGCTGATTGTCTCAGTGCATTTTGAGGACGCGTCGGATTACGGCTTCAGCGCCGCAATCAATCACCAGCTGCGCCTGCATGCGTTGCAATTGGAGCAAGGCCACCGCTCCACCGACTTCGAACTGATTTCATTGCATGAAGCCCTGGCGCAATGCCAACGCTATTACCGCGCGCTGACGATTCCCTACTTGCAAGGATGGACCACCGACAAGGAGCGCTTCACGGTGGGTAGCCTATGGTATCCCACCATGCGCGTGTCGCCGGCGGTCAGTTTGTTGGACCTGTCTTACGACGGCGGCGACTGGGCGCAGGCGGAAGGGATCTCCGATAAAAATTGTTATATCACGATGCAGCCTAACGGCAGCGGACACACCGCGATCAGGCATGGCCGCGCCATTTTGGACGCCCGCTTTTAA
- a CDS encoding phage tail protein — protein MIEIKLPFWLGGEQLAKLSRAARRYWERVEHWLRWPLRQTDAETCALGVLDLLAWQRNIARFTGEPESLYRLRVKYAYANAVDAGSVAGFKRILQRLGVGYVEIEERAPGRDWDVITLRLSDGQLSANPELLRIILQMYGRTCRRYEFELITPVTLAVSAGTFDWDQHTLTATLPNSLRLTLRLAEPHHDSQLFVARL, from the coding sequence ATGATCGAGATTAAATTGCCGTTTTGGCTCGGCGGGGAGCAGCTGGCCAAGCTGTCCCGCGCCGCCCGCCGTTACTGGGAGCGGGTGGAACACTGGCTGCGTTGGCCGTTGCGTCAGACCGACGCGGAAACCTGCGCCCTGGGCGTGCTGGATCTGCTCGCCTGGCAGCGCAATATCGCGCGCTTTACCGGCGAGCCGGAAAGCCTCTATCGGCTGCGGGTGAAGTACGCCTACGCCAATGCGGTGGACGCTGGCAGCGTGGCCGGCTTCAAACGTATTTTGCAGCGCCTGGGGGTGGGCTATGTGGAGATCGAGGAACGCGCCCCGGGACGGGACTGGGACGTCATCACCCTGCGTCTGTCCGACGGTCAGCTGAGCGCCAACCCGGAGCTATTGCGCATCATCCTGCAAATGTACGGGCGCACCTGTCGCCGTTACGAATTTGAACTGATTACCCCAGTCACCCTCGCCGTGTCCGCCGGGACGTTCGACTGGGACCAGCACACCCTGACGGCGACCTTGCCTAACAGCCTGCGCCTGACCTTACGTCTGGCGGAGCCTCACCACGATTCACAACTGTTCGTCGCACGACTTTAA
- a CDS encoding phage tail assembly chaperone: MKRYIENQFGEFICQATTYPRRHRRQILAEVDGGKATLIPFDHDAAALAAQMSAERAWRDAELKRADIELFKVEDRDSDGQAQRWRAYRCALRDYPQQADFPQCVRPSAPDRS, from the coding sequence ATGAAACGCTATATAGAAAACCAGTTTGGCGAGTTTATATGTCAGGCCACCACCTATCCGCGCCGGCATCGCCGCCAGATCCTGGCCGAGGTGGACGGGGGCAAGGCGACGCTGATTCCCTTCGATCATGACGCGGCGGCGCTGGCCGCCCAAATGAGCGCGGAACGCGCCTGGCGCGACGCCGAGCTGAAACGGGCGGACATTGAATTATTCAAAGTGGAGGACCGCGACAGCGATGGCCAGGCGCAGCGCTGGCGGGCGTATCGCTGCGCCTTGCGCGACTATCCCCAGCAGGCGGACTTTCCGCAGTGCGTGCGGCCCAGTGCGCCGGATCGTTCCTGA
- a CDS encoding alpha/beta fold hydrolase yields MRMSHSAQFFRAGFLVAALTLLSACSEIKYGLYELAMDFERSQAGVTPKSLETQGRHFAYLQNQAAPDAETILLLHGFGASKENWLRFIRHLPARYHIVAVDLLGHGDSSKDPSIPYDIDDQVGYVRAFTEAAGLTRFHLMGNSMGGAISSMYAAEYPDTVASLVLIDPAGVYEFSSELETRLQKGENPLIVRKPEDFGVLMDFAMEDKPFIPWPITSVLTEKAIANTAIYDHIFAELVRDRHDYDFKQVLQNVKCPTLVLWGKEDRVINYRNAEVFTRLITNSRKMIIDGVGHAPMIEAPEKTAEITQIFMRLLEAEKG; encoded by the coding sequence ATGCGCATGTCTCATTCCGCTCAATTCTTCCGGGCCGGGTTTCTCGTCGCTGCGCTGACCCTGCTGTCGGCGTGTTCCGAGATCAAATACGGCCTGTACGAACTCGCCATGGACTTCGAGCGTTCCCAGGCGGGGGTCACTCCCAAAAGCCTGGAGACCCAGGGGCGTCATTTCGCTTATCTGCAGAATCAGGCTGCGCCGGACGCCGAAACTATCCTGCTGCTGCATGGCTTCGGCGCCAGCAAAGAGAACTGGCTGCGCTTCATACGCCACCTTCCTGCGCGCTATCACATTGTCGCCGTCGACCTGTTGGGCCATGGCGACAGCAGCAAGGACCCCAGCATTCCCTATGATATTGACGATCAGGTCGGCTACGTGCGCGCCTTTACCGAAGCCGCCGGGCTGACCCGTTTTCATTTGATGGGGAATTCAATGGGCGGCGCAATTTCCTCCATGTACGCCGCCGAGTATCCAGATACTGTCGCTTCTTTGGTGTTGATTGATCCAGCAGGCGTTTACGAGTTTTCCAGCGAATTGGAAACGCGCCTGCAAAAGGGAGAAAATCCGCTGATAGTGAGAAAGCCGGAGGATTTTGGCGTTCTTATGGATTTCGCCATGGAGGACAAGCCGTTCATTCCCTGGCCGATTACCTCCGTGCTCACGGAAAAAGCCATCGCCAATACCGCCATATACGATCATATATTCGCGGAGCTGGTGAGGGATCGCCACGATTATGACTTCAAGCAAGTGTTGCAGAACGTCAAGTGTCCGACCCTGGTGCTGTGGGGGAAAGAAGATCGGGTGATCAACTACCGCAATGCGGAGGTATTCACCCGGCTGATCACTAACTCACGCAAGATGATCATTGATGGCGTCGGCCACGCGCCAATGATCGAAGCGCCGGAGAAAACCGCGGAGATCACCCAGATTTTCATGCGCCTGCTGGAAGCGGAAAAGGGCTGA
- a CDS encoding P-loop NTPase fold protein: MSGSTSEAQVQAVGGASTMNKASPSACSPSSKIASESSSDEDLLNRSSLADTLASFLAASANNDHQTIGLMGDWGVGKTSFIQQLKKTLREKHGDKQPFIFGEYNAWKYEHTESPQAGLAQETIKALSAFHVAAGNGGSPSLKHSQVGKAVFSLAAMLVLLLGALHLLKGYAGFSTWVTDLTGDGMLSWLMSASVILAASSILYLLYLAYHNRQKLLLTFKFGWKLKSERICIFAAVLGLQIVFWCMQYTDDTSVYFGVYALIL, from the coding sequence ATGAGCGGGAGTACTTCAGAGGCGCAGGTGCAGGCCGTTGGGGGCGCGTCGACGATGAATAAAGCGTCTCCATCCGCCTGCAGTCCTTCCAGTAAAATCGCGTCAGAGAGCAGCAGCGACGAGGATCTTCTCAACCGTTCGTCTCTGGCGGATACGCTCGCAAGCTTTCTGGCTGCGTCCGCAAACAATGATCATCAAACCATTGGTCTCATGGGAGATTGGGGCGTCGGCAAAACCTCGTTTATACAGCAGTTGAAAAAGACGCTGCGGGAAAAGCACGGTGACAAACAGCCCTTTATCTTCGGCGAATATAACGCCTGGAAATACGAACATACGGAAAGCCCGCAGGCAGGTCTGGCGCAAGAGACGATTAAAGCGCTGTCAGCGTTTCACGTCGCTGCAGGAAATGGCGGATCACCGTCCCTGAAACATAGTCAGGTAGGGAAGGCCGTGTTTTCCCTGGCTGCCATGCTTGTTCTCCTGCTCGGAGCGCTGCATTTGCTAAAAGGCTATGCCGGATTCAGCACCTGGGTGACGGATTTGACCGGCGACGGCATGCTGTCCTGGCTGATGTCCGCCAGCGTCATACTGGCGGCCTCTTCCATCCTGTATTTGCTGTATCTGGCCTATCACAATCGCCAAAAACTGCTGCTGACATTCAAGTTCGGGTGGAAACTGAAGTCAGAGCGCATTTGTATCTTCGCCGCCGTATTGGGATTGCAGATCGTATTCTGGTGCATGCAATACACGGACGACACTTCCGTGTATTTCGGGGTTTATGCTCTTATTTTGTGA